Proteins encoded within one genomic window of Lysinibacillus louembei:
- a CDS encoding LysM peptidoglycan-binding domain-containing protein — MSALYNFFIDGVQLPVAPASMSMKINNKNQTIVLMNEGEVNILKKPGLTDIDFEILLPNVPYPFAVYPDGFQPAAFYLDKLEELKVSQEAFSFIVNRMRPDGSLLFDTNFKDGEPKKFSLESYEIEEDAENGFDVNVKISLKQWRPFGTVKIKEDKTSKKKAVSIEKQRPVTGKKTPKTHTVKQGDTLWAIAKKYLGDGSKYTQLAKLNNISNPNIIKVGQVIKLG, encoded by the coding sequence GTGTCAGCCTTGTATAATTTTTTTATTGACGGTGTACAGCTTCCTGTTGCACCTGCATCTATGTCCATGAAAATTAACAACAAAAACCAAACGATTGTTTTAATGAATGAAGGTGAGGTCAATATTCTCAAGAAGCCTGGTTTAACAGATATTGATTTTGAAATATTGCTCCCGAATGTTCCCTATCCGTTTGCGGTGTATCCGGACGGTTTTCAGCCCGCAGCATTTTATCTTGATAAATTAGAAGAATTAAAAGTATCGCAAGAGGCATTTTCATTCATCGTTAATCGTATGAGACCAGATGGCTCCTTACTATTTGATACAAATTTTAAGGACGGGGAACCTAAAAAATTTTCATTGGAGAGCTATGAGATTGAGGAAGATGCTGAAAACGGCTTTGATGTCAATGTCAAAATTAGCTTGAAGCAATGGAGACCATTTGGCACAGTGAAAATTAAAGAGGATAAAACATCTAAGAAAAAAGCTGTATCCATTGAAAAACAGCGTCCTGTCACAGGTAAAAAAACACCTAAAACCCATACAGTAAAGCAGGGGGATACGTTATGGGCTATTGCCAAAAAATATTTAGGTGATGGCTCAAAATATACACAGCTCGCTAAACTCAACAACATTAGCAACCCTAATATTATCAAGGTAGGGCAGGTGATTAAGCTTGGGTAA
- a CDS encoding XkdQ/YqbQ family protein, translated as MGKGRLYITSRGRTFDCAVLEPVIWETQRKGSPGKLEFSVIKDKVLGFHEGDEVYFEYDGKPIFNGFVFTKKRSNNRIISVTAFDQLWYFKNKDTYTYKAKTASQVLQMLIKDFRLQAGVIADTKYVIASRVEDNTDLYGIMDNALSMTTQNTGVLYVLYDDCGKLSLRDVKMLKLDLLIDAESGETFDYTSSIADNTYNRIKLSRENKETGKREIFIVQHGENINQWGMIQYTDKVEDGENGAAKAHALLSLYNQKSRQLHINSVFGDIRVRGGSLVGVQMYLGDLTVSNYMMVETVKHTFSEGDYRMDLKLIGGEFIA; from the coding sequence TTGGGTAAGGGACGGTTATACATTACGTCAAGAGGGCGGACTTTTGATTGTGCAGTGCTAGAGCCAGTTATTTGGGAAACACAACGAAAAGGATCACCTGGCAAGCTAGAATTTAGTGTTATTAAGGACAAGGTGCTCGGTTTTCATGAGGGCGATGAGGTGTACTTTGAATATGATGGAAAGCCAATTTTTAATGGCTTTGTTTTTACAAAAAAACGCTCAAATAATCGCATTATATCAGTTACAGCATTCGATCAGCTATGGTACTTCAAAAACAAAGACACTTACACATATAAAGCAAAAACAGCGTCACAGGTGCTACAAATGCTAATCAAGGATTTTAGATTGCAGGCAGGTGTGATTGCGGATACAAAATATGTGATTGCCTCACGTGTGGAGGATAATACGGATTTATATGGCATTATGGACAATGCGCTAAGCATGACAACCCAAAATACAGGTGTTCTTTATGTTTTATATGATGATTGTGGCAAATTAAGCTTGCGTGATGTAAAAATGCTGAAGCTTGACCTTTTAATCGATGCAGAAAGTGGCGAAACCTTTGATTATACAAGCTCTATCGCAGATAACACCTATAACAGAATTAAGCTATCACGAGAAAATAAAGAAACAGGTAAGCGTGAAATTTTTATTGTCCAGCATGGCGAAAATATTAATCAATGGGGCATGATTCAGTACACAGATAAAGTAGAGGATGGCGAAAATGGCGCAGCGAAAGCACATGCGCTGTTGTCATTATATAATCAAAAATCGCGTCAGCTTCATATAAACAGCGTGTTTGGTGATATAAGGGTGCGTGGTGGCTCATTAGTAGGTGTGCAAATGTATTTAGGTGACCTAACTGTATCGAATTATATGATGGTGGAAACAGTTAAGCATACATTTTCTGAGGGAGATTATCGCATGGATTTAAAGCTGATTGGAGGGGAATTTATTGCGTAA
- a CDS encoding DUF2577 domain-containing protein — protein MSDIIQTIRQLVLDAVNAQKLATVVYGTVISTAPLKVQVDQKLILEQEHLKLTRAVKNYEVEMTVDHLTESRSGGSGDAAYGEHNHEYKGRKKFLIHNGLVVGDSVTMLRTHGGQQYIILDKGVM, from the coding sequence ATGTCAGACATTATACAAACAATCCGCCAATTAGTATTAGATGCTGTAAATGCTCAAAAACTTGCCACAGTCGTCTATGGAACAGTGATTAGCACTGCACCATTAAAAGTACAGGTGGACCAAAAGCTTATTTTAGAGCAGGAGCATTTAAAGCTAACACGTGCAGTAAAGAATTATGAGGTAGAAATGACGGTAGACCACCTCACCGAAAGTCGCTCAGGAGGTAGTGGTGATGCAGCCTATGGGGAGCACAATCATGAATATAAGGGGCGTAAAAAGTTTCTGATTCATAATGGCTTAGTCGTTGGTGATAGCGTCACAATGCTTCGTACACATGGTGGTCAACAATATATAATTCTAGACAAAGGGGTGATGTAA
- a CDS encoding DUF2634 domain-containing protein gives MLPTAFQENDGLEMIFEQQTQTSRTYKIDFEKKRIIGYVDEREAVKQFIIKALNTERYEYLIYSWDYGTEMARLFGKPIPYIYSELKGLITEALTQDDRIESVDAFSFSHYKNKVHVQMTVHTIFGPIEAEREVTVA, from the coding sequence ATGCTACCAACTGCATTTCAAGAAAACGATGGCTTAGAAATGATTTTCGAACAACAAACTCAAACCTCTAGAACGTACAAAATCGATTTTGAAAAAAAACGTATCATTGGCTATGTAGATGAACGCGAAGCTGTTAAACAATTTATTATTAAAGCGCTCAATACAGAGCGCTATGAATATTTAATTTATAGCTGGGATTATGGCACTGAAATGGCGCGTCTATTTGGTAAGCCAATTCCTTATATTTATTCAGAATTAAAAGGGCTAATTACAGAAGCATTGACGCAGGATGATCGTATCGAAAGCGTTGATGCTTTTTCCTTTAGCCATTACAAAAACAAAGTGCATGTGCAAATGACTGTGCACACTATTTTTGGGCCAATTGAAGCAGAAAGAGAGGTGACAGTAGCCTAA
- a CDS encoding baseplate J/gp47 family protein, which yields MFERETFEAIIERMLERVSHDVDKREGSIIYDAGAMTAKELQEMYIALDGVILETFPETASRPNLIRRAAEYGVYPYPATHAILKGEFNQDIPIGSRFSLDELNYIVIQRIGVGVYEMQCEEIGSIGNTQFGQLIPIDYIDGLQRAELTELLIPGEEEEPTEDFRVRFFLTRNQVPYGGNRDDYKQKVMEIPGVGGVKPYRTPSGGGTVGLTIIDSNYEPPSQAVIDEVQTFIDPIPNNGEGLGIAPYGHRVTVQAVETVTVDLSMKLVLNGATIGQVQTDIEEITEAYFLEQRKAWDKEDFLIVRQLQIESRILEVAGVNDVLQSTINQVNSNLLLTASQIPVLGTVTLYE from the coding sequence ATGTTTGAACGTGAAACCTTTGAAGCAATTATAGAGCGTATGCTAGAGCGCGTTAGTCACGATGTAGATAAACGAGAAGGCTCCATTATTTATGATGCAGGAGCGATGACAGCGAAAGAGCTACAAGAAATGTATATCGCGCTTGATGGCGTTATTTTAGAAACATTTCCTGAAACTGCCTCACGCCCTAATTTAATTCGACGAGCTGCCGAGTATGGCGTATACCCATACCCTGCGACACATGCCATTTTAAAAGGTGAGTTTAATCAAGATATACCAATCGGCTCACGCTTTTCACTTGATGAATTAAATTATATTGTCATTCAGCGAATAGGCGTTGGTGTTTATGAGATGCAATGCGAAGAAATTGGCAGTATAGGCAATACTCAATTTGGTCAGCTTATACCAATTGACTATATTGATGGCTTACAGCGTGCCGAGCTGACAGAGCTGCTAATACCTGGTGAGGAAGAGGAGCCGACAGAGGATTTTCGCGTGCGCTTTTTCTTAACGCGCAATCAAGTGCCTTATGGCGGAAATCGCGATGATTATAAACAAAAAGTGATGGAAATACCAGGTGTTGGTGGCGTCAAGCCATATCGTACACCATCTGGCGGAGGCACAGTTGGTCTTACGATTATCGATTCAAACTATGAGCCTCCTTCCCAAGCGGTCATCGATGAAGTACAAACATTCATCGATCCGATACCTAATAATGGTGAAGGATTAGGTATTGCCCCATACGGACATCGTGTAACGGTTCAAGCTGTAGAGACGGTAACTGTTGATTTATCAATGAAGCTTGTCTTAAATGGTGCAACGATTGGACAGGTACAGACTGACATTGAAGAAATTACTGAAGCTTATTTTTTAGAGCAGCGTAAAGCATGGGATAAGGAGGATTTTCTAATTGTCCGCCAATTGCAAATAGAATCTCGAATATTGGAAGTGGCAGGTGTTAATGATGTACTACAATCCACAATTAATCAGGTGAATAGTAATTTATTATTAACAGCTAGTCAAATTCCTGTATTAGGGACGGTGACACTGTATGAGTAA
- a CDS encoding putative phage tail protein, with protein sequence MSNRIMNNLPPIYDGIKEMEKLSSTVATEMDALEAAKKRVEDEQFIMTASEKAIRTREHAYNIRADATTESLDFRRRRLIVRQSTRLPMTQRKVHEIINELVGEGNWEEQLSVEMCEALFVFDASSNSVDKEIDYTLDRIIPLNIALKIARRLTTKLHVPSFMMSGSEITLHPMNIEDIKQQTTTNNLTAMKTAAKITLTPM encoded by the coding sequence ATGAGTAATCGTATTATGAACAACCTCCCACCCATTTATGATGGCATTAAGGAAATGGAAAAGCTATCAAGTACGGTTGCTACAGAGATGGATGCATTAGAAGCAGCTAAAAAAAGAGTAGAAGATGAACAATTTATTATGACCGCTAGTGAAAAGGCAATTCGTACAAGAGAGCACGCTTATAATATTAGGGCTGATGCAACAACGGAATCTTTAGATTTTCGTCGCAGACGCTTAATTGTTCGGCAATCTACTCGTTTGCCAATGACTCAGCGAAAAGTACATGAAATTATTAATGAGCTAGTAGGGGAAGGCAATTGGGAGGAGCAATTAAGCGTAGAAATGTGTGAAGCATTGTTTGTATTTGATGCTTCCAGTAACTCTGTTGATAAAGAAATCGACTATACACTTGATCGTATCATCCCGCTCAACATTGCTTTAAAAATTGCAAGGCGACTCACAACAAAACTGCATGTACCAAGCTTTATGATGAGTGGCTCTGAAATTACTTTGCATCCGATGAATATTGAAGATATTAAGCAGCAAACAACAACCAATAACCTAACAGCGATGAAAACCGCTGCCAAAATAACATTAACACCAATGTAA
- a CDS encoding phage tail protein — protein MTQYGTIITNVGLAQIANAQVTQQKVGLQYIALGDGNGSYYVPTANQSALVNEVWRGPVSNVIIDPANDNRIIIEGLIPPTVGGFTIREIAVFDDQNQLIAVGQYPEKYKPQLSEGVSEETLIHFVIETNNVDAVELAIDPTIIIASREYVDEKVAAVSSDLMRMEEEFVAHLDNETVHLKEGERDKIANSWQKGVYNDVSVTNLGTRIATRLMTFNDWDVNNSKLDATYINIPTNNFSGIIKLTLFSGYNVTNAMGGAEVLYHIGKVNETTYANEKKIISMSSHFTARFYVGDAVYLANRLYIPITKAPNSRNLLCVKIELIAADDGQAYNLINNITMSRDPLIAEPHPWTPQTSSFVQKTGENTITGLLTTKEDVVIEGNVRSLVFRTPNKTHQASLRLNASDENDFGLDIWRNGTVGLRIDRFGKTFVQDREGSLFNLADLPFFLRWGYPNPEGTVTAVPGTLYLEATNGRLYVKQSGYGNTGWVMK, from the coding sequence GTGACACAATATGGCACAATCATAACAAATGTTGGCTTAGCTCAAATCGCCAACGCCCAAGTGACACAGCAAAAGGTCGGCTTACAATATATCGCGCTTGGAGATGGAAATGGCTCCTACTACGTACCAACAGCCAATCAAAGTGCATTAGTCAATGAAGTATGGCGAGGCCCTGTATCGAATGTAATCATTGACCCAGCAAACGACAATCGCATTATTATCGAGGGTCTCATCCCCCCAACAGTAGGCGGCTTCACAATCCGTGAAATCGCTGTATTTGATGACCAAAACCAGTTAATTGCAGTAGGACAATACCCAGAAAAATATAAACCTCAGCTAAGCGAAGGTGTCTCAGAAGAAACACTTATCCACTTCGTTATTGAAACGAATAATGTAGATGCTGTAGAGCTAGCCATTGATCCAACGATTATTATTGCTAGTCGTGAATATGTGGATGAGAAGGTTGCGGCTGTTAGTTCGGATTTGATGCGGATGGAAGAGGAGTTTGTTGCGCACTTGGACAATGAGACTGTACATCTTAAAGAGGGTGAGCGTGATAAGATTGCAAATTCATGGCAAAAAGGTGTTTATAATGATGTCTCTGTTACAAATCTTGGTACAAGGATAGCTACAAGGTTAATGACATTCAATGATTGGGATGTTAATAACTCAAAATTGGATGCCACTTACATTAATATTCCTACTAATAATTTTTCAGGAATAATTAAGCTAACTCTATTTAGTGGTTATAATGTTACAAACGCAATGGGCGGTGCAGAAGTGCTCTATCATATTGGTAAAGTTAACGAAACTACTTATGCCAATGAAAAAAAAATAATTTCTATGTCTAGCCATTTTACAGCTAGATTTTATGTAGGAGACGCGGTATATCTAGCAAATAGATTATACATTCCTATTACGAAAGCGCCGAATTCAAGAAATCTACTCTGTGTGAAAATAGAATTGATTGCGGCAGATGATGGGCAAGCGTATAATCTGATAAATAATATTACGATGTCTCGTGACCCACTTATAGCAGAACCGCACCCTTGGACACCACAAACATCTAGTTTTGTGCAAAAAACAGGAGAAAATACAATCACCGGTTTACTTACGACAAAAGAAGATGTAGTGATAGAAGGGAATGTAAGGAGTCTTGTTTTTCGCACACCTAATAAAACTCATCAAGCATCATTACGTCTGAATGCTTCTGATGAAAACGATTTTGGTCTAGATATTTGGAGAAACGGCACCGTGGGCCTGCGTATTGATAGGTTTGGTAAAACTTTTGTGCAAGACCGTGAGGGGAGCTTGTTCAATTTAGCCGATTTACCTTTTTTCTTGCGTTGGGGTTATCCGAATCCTGAAGGAACTGTGACCGCAGTTCCAGGAACTCTCTATTTAGAAGCTACGAACGGAAGGCTGTATGTTAAGCAATCCGGATATGGAAATACAGGGTGGGTGATGAAATGA
- a CDS encoding phage tail protein: MTQYGTLITNIGLAKIANAQVTQQKVGLQYIALGDGNGSHYVPTQSQSALVNEVWRGPVANVTIDSMNDNRIIIDSVIPSDVGGFTIREIGIFDEENQLIALGQYPEKYKPQLNEGITEETLIHFVIETNNADAVELSIDPTIIVASRKYVDERVATVSTNLMELEEDFTAHKGNFNKEILMQHKFYVDGATGSDAIGDGTEDKPFKTLKKAMDVLQNKTSAKGVEIRIKPGVYRENIFLEADVSLRLTACDGEVFIIHESTSVNDNNNVTMMFWRLRSLYFHQENGGSFQILIDPKGMNSRALDIRYVPEVAVGSLATVGGVVGADISKVVALKTDNSTANISIKFVNSDIVISNGFGSTLVNSGITFTNCNRIINERGAIFSNALGDAYIGVPVYNMNNAGMYLNYVNNGIIIESGENANGRYIKFADGTLICITNNLQCPSVNTQIPNSGLYRSDSLSWTFPAVFINVASIAMRVTMGASSSWATIGGQATTAYSASYQIYSSIPYPANSQVSGIAIGRWK, from the coding sequence GTGACACAATACGGCACACTTATAACGAATATTGGTTTAGCCAAGATTGCCAATGCACAAGTGACACAACAAAAGGTCGGCTTACAATATATCGCACTTGGAGATGGAAATGGCTCACATTACGTTCCAACACAAAGCCAGAGTGCGTTAGTCAATGAAGTATGGCGTGGCCCCGTTGCAAATGTAACAATTGATTCAATGAATGACAATCGAATTATTATTGATAGTGTTATCCCATCTGATGTAGGTGGCTTTACAATTCGAGAGATTGGTATATTTGATGAAGAGAATCAACTAATTGCATTAGGGCAGTATCCAGAGAAATATAAACCACAGTTAAATGAAGGAATAACAGAAGAAACGCTAATTCATTTTGTTATTGAAACAAATAATGCAGATGCTGTTGAACTATCAATTGACCCTACAATTATTGTTGCTAGTCGTAAATATGTGGATGAACGAGTTGCAACTGTTAGTACTAATTTGATGGAGTTGGAAGAGGATTTTACTGCGCATAAGGGCAATTTTAATAAGGAAATTTTGATGCAACATAAATTTTATGTAGATGGGGCAACGGGTTCAGATGCAATAGGCGATGGTACAGAAGATAAACCTTTTAAAACTCTTAAAAAGGCTATGGATGTTTTACAAAATAAAACGTCAGCAAAAGGTGTGGAAATTCGTATTAAGCCAGGTGTATATCGTGAAAATATATTTCTTGAGGCTGACGTATCTCTTCGATTAACTGCTTGTGATGGGGAAGTTTTCATAATACATGAATCTACAAGTGTTAATGACAATAATAACGTTACTATGATGTTTTGGAGATTACGATCATTGTATTTTCACCAAGAGAATGGCGGCTCTTTTCAAATTCTAATTGATCCAAAAGGTATGAATTCAAGAGCGTTAGATATTCGTTATGTACCTGAAGTTGCTGTTGGTTCGCTAGCTACAGTAGGGGGAGTAGTTGGGGCAGATATTAGCAAGGTAGTAGCTTTAAAAACTGATAATTCAACTGCAAATATATCAATAAAATTTGTTAATTCTGATATAGTTATTTCTAATGGATTTGGTTCTACCTTAGTCAATAGTGGCATTACGTTTACTAATTGTAATCGAATAATTAATGAGAGGGGCGCTATATTTTCGAATGCATTAGGCGATGCGTATATAGGTGTACCTGTATATAACATGAATAACGCAGGGATGTATCTTAACTATGTTAACAATGGAATTATCATAGAAAGTGGCGAAAATGCAAATGGCAGGTATATCAAATTTGCAGACGGTACATTGATTTGTATAACAAACAATCTACAGTGCCCTTCTGTGAATACTCAAATACCTAACTCTGGTCTTTATCGTAGTGATTCTTTGAGTTGGACATTTCCGGCAGTTTTTATTAATGTGGCTTCAATAGCAATGCGAGTTACAATGGGGGCAAGTAGTAGTTGGGCAACTATAGGTGGACAAGCTACAACTGCATATAGTGCCAGTTATCAAATATATTCATCGATTCCTTATCCAGCAAATTCACAGGTATCAGGAATTGCCATTGGACGATGGAAATAA
- a CDS encoding phage holin family protein has protein sequence MEKYIAVVSGTVGAIVSYLVGGLGMAVTVLIALMALDYVTGLLQAMTNRSLNSRVGFNGIIRKIYYLMLVAAVYLIALVIPGIEYAGDGAAIAFCVLEFISITENGTKMGLWMPSFIKNLLAIVKDRTGEGDAK, from the coding sequence ATGGAAAAATATATAGCTGTAGTGAGCGGCACTGTTGGAGCAATTGTATCTTATTTAGTCGGCGGCTTAGGTATGGCTGTTACAGTGTTGATTGCACTAATGGCATTAGATTATGTGACGGGGCTTTTGCAGGCGATGACGAATCGTTCGCTCAATTCTCGTGTAGGATTCAATGGCATTATTCGTAAAATTTATTATTTAATGTTGGTAGCAGCCGTTTATTTAATTGCACTTGTCATACCTGGTATTGAGTATGCAGGCGATGGTGCGGCCATCGCTTTTTGTGTGCTCGAATTTATCAGTATCACCGAAAATGGCACAAAGATGGGCTTATGGATGCCAAGCTTTATCAAAAATTTATTGGCGATTGTGAAAGATAGAACGGGAGAGGGTGATGCAAAATGA
- a CDS encoding transcriptional regulator, producing MRNQLIKALQHQLLLDIIYIAKDGKMSKRRVKLIKIASETVQAYCFTKQAKRTFIIENILAIAPSKQKGHQNIV from the coding sequence ATGCGTAATCAGCTTATAAAAGCGCTGCAGCATCAGTTATTATTGGATATTATCTATATAGCGAAGGATGGAAAAATGTCGAAACGACGTGTGAAATTGATTAAAATAGCTAGTGAGACGGTGCAGGCATATTGCTTTACGAAACAGGCGAAGCGCACTTTTATCATTGAAAACATACTGGCCATTGCTCCAAGCAAACAAAAAGGACATCAAAATATCGTATAG
- the rpsD gene encoding 30S ribosomal protein S4 — protein MSRYTGPSWKLSRRLGISLSGTGKEIEKRPYAPGQHGPNQRKKLSEYGLQLQEKQKLRHMYGMTERQFKNTYNKAGKLQGLHGENFMILLETRLDNLVYRLGLARTRRAARQLVNHGHVSVDGKRVDIPSYSVKPGQTISLRERSQNLSVVNEAIEVNNFVPEYLSFDADSKVGTFVRFPERSELSAEINEQLIVEFYSR, from the coding sequence ATGTCTCGTTATACAGGTCCATCTTGGAAACTTTCTCGTCGTCTTGGTATTTCTCTAAGCGGCACAGGTAAAGAAATCGAAAAACGCCCATACGCACCAGGTCAACACGGCCCAAACCAACGCAAAAAATTATCTGAGTATGGTTTACAATTACAAGAAAAACAAAAATTACGCCATATGTATGGTATGACTGAACGTCAATTCAAAAACACTTACAACAAAGCTGGTAAATTACAAGGTCTACACGGTGAAAACTTCATGATCCTTCTTGAAACTCGCCTTGACAACCTAGTTTACCGTTTAGGTTTAGCTCGCACTCGTCGTGCTGCTCGCCAATTAGTAAACCACGGTCACGTTTCAGTTGATGGCAAACGCGTTGATATCCCATCATACAGCGTAAAACCAGGTCAAACTATTTCTTTACGTGAACGTTCACAAAACTTATCTGTTGTTAATGAAGCAATCGAAGTAAACAACTTCGTACCAGAATACCTTTCATTTGACGCAGATAGCAAAGTAGGTACATTCGTACGCTTCCCAGAGCGCTCTGAATTATCAGCTGAAATCAACGAACAATTAATCGTAGAGTTCTATTCTCGTTAA
- a CDS encoding sensor domain-containing diguanylate cyclase, which yields MIFDHQQKLIEIKSDLMDFHINSNNELDDLNEFVLLISKLLERHFLITNCIFFKWTDDLFKPVNHSDRNMNLYNISSIALESYFKQQSLIPIPPALKKEKGLEQMTHMLLLKIEDQDPSGVFVFKESLPCPFFDNLEFMEKIVLLLSEVVQTKMKNINMRQNEIQYRKLYDIANLFHSTMDVDTILQNVLAIIKDNFPNLKIELILSNNQDQKTKVNIKQFDYLSERATTIEAFLSGEMTAEHIPEFNCYLLNAPIKGQQATYGILQVTVQSDYTITVSQREFIQVLAQASGNALENAKLYHQSSRLISDLQLINETSHRLNMRLDIDEMLLFLQKQLMKSFHPMELCFIFKEDEQFEMTSACTGLFKTAQGDMYIQHVEKHFSHSQDPLFIADFRRIIEDEHIEFRSIMAIPMIVEERINGFSIVMHSEPYFFSFDSFKLMQSLIHHSSLAIANSKLRHQLQEMVDKDHLTGLYARSYLDHFVEKSLHEDDAGMFLLIDIDNFKHINDTFGHQMGDTILKQIGMQLQRIVSKQGICARWGGEEMSVYIPNVSDKEAFMVAKTLVDSIPKVTEPSVTISAGLITWDKEERPEFQALFLHADTALYNAKNNGKNQVCIFHHSMQLQH from the coding sequence ATGATTTTTGACCATCAACAAAAACTTATTGAAATTAAATCTGATTTAATGGACTTCCATATTAACTCTAACAATGAGCTTGATGATTTGAATGAATTTGTTCTTTTAATAAGCAAATTATTAGAAAGACATTTTCTTATAACAAACTGTATATTTTTCAAGTGGACAGACGATTTATTTAAGCCGGTGAACCATAGTGATCGGAATATGAACTTATATAATATATCCTCGATTGCCCTTGAGTCTTATTTTAAACAACAGTCACTCATACCGATTCCTCCAGCTTTGAAAAAAGAAAAAGGCTTGGAACAGATGACGCATATGCTGTTGTTGAAAATAGAAGATCAAGACCCAAGCGGTGTATTTGTTTTTAAGGAATCATTGCCATGTCCGTTTTTCGATAATTTAGAATTCATGGAAAAAATTGTTCTTTTGCTTTCGGAAGTTGTACAGACAAAAATGAAAAATATAAATATGCGACAAAATGAAATTCAGTATCGCAAACTATACGATATCGCTAATCTTTTCCACTCAACGATGGATGTGGATACGATTTTACAAAATGTGCTCGCGATTATTAAAGATAATTTCCCGAATTTAAAAATAGAATTAATCTTGTCCAACAACCAAGATCAAAAAACAAAAGTAAACATAAAACAATTTGATTATTTATCTGAACGAGCAACAACAATTGAAGCCTTTTTATCTGGGGAAATGACAGCTGAGCATATTCCAGAATTCAATTGCTATTTGTTGAATGCACCAATTAAAGGGCAGCAGGCAACCTATGGAATTTTACAAGTAACTGTGCAAAGTGACTACACGATTACTGTATCGCAAAGAGAGTTCATTCAAGTATTAGCTCAAGCATCAGGGAATGCATTAGAAAATGCTAAATTATATCATCAATCCTCCCGCTTAATAAGTGATTTGCAATTGATTAATGAAACATCGCATCGCTTAAATATGCGCCTTGATATTGATGAGATGCTGTTGTTTTTACAAAAACAGTTAATGAAATCCTTTCATCCAATGGAGCTCTGCTTCATATTTAAAGAGGATGAGCAGTTTGAAATGACATCTGCATGTACAGGTTTATTTAAAACAGCGCAAGGTGATATGTATATTCAACATGTAGAAAAGCATTTTTCACATTCACAGGACCCTTTATTTATCGCAGACTTTAGACGAATTATAGAGGATGAACATATAGAATTCAGATCCATTATGGCGATTCCGATGATTGTGGAGGAGCGAATTAATGGTTTTAGTATTGTTATGCATAGCGAGCCTTATTTCTTCTCATTTGATAGCTTTAAGCTAATGCAATCGCTTATTCATCATTCCTCTTTAGCAATTGCCAATTCGAAATTGCGTCATCAATTACAGGAAATGGTTGATAAAGATCATTTGACAGGCTTGTACGCAAGAAGCTATTTAGATCATTTTGTAGAAAAATCATTGCATGAAGATGATGCTGGGATGTTTTTATTAATTGATATTGATAATTTTAAGCATATTAACGACACATTTGGCCATCAAATGGGCGATACTATTTTAAAGCAAATTGGTATGCAATTGCAGCGTATCGTAAGCAAACAAGGTATTTGTGCGCGCTGGGGCGGAGAGGAAATGTCTGTCTACATCCCGAATGTCTCGGATAAAGAAGCATTCATGGTAGCCAAAACATTAGTGGACAGCATCCCGAAAGTAACGGAGCCAAGCGTAACGATTTCTGCCGGTTTAATTACATGGGATAAAGAGGAGAGACCGGAATTCCAAGCGTTATTTTTACATGCGGATACAGCGCTCTATAATGCGAAGAATAATGGGAAAAATCAAGTGTGCATCTTCCATCATTCGATGCAATTACAGCATTAA